Proteins from a single region of Phalacrocorax carbo chromosome 25, bPhaCar2.1, whole genome shotgun sequence:
- the LOC135317240 gene encoding pancreatic polypeptide-like, translating into MAPRWPSLLLLACALALLAGRPSTAGPAQPTYPGDDAPVEDLVRFYNDLQQYLNVVTRHRYGKRSGGRVLCEEAFGAVGC; encoded by the exons ATGGCTCCCCGCTggccctccctgctgctcctcgCCTGCGCCCTGGCACTGCTGGCCGGGCGCCCCAGCACCGCTGGCCCTGCACAGCCCACCTACCCCGGGGACGACGCGCCCGTCGAGGACCTCGTCCGCTTCTACAACGACCTCCAGCAGTACCTCAACGTGGTCACAAGGCACCG GTACGGCAAGCGGTCGGGCGGCCGGGTGCTGTGCGAGGAGGCCTTCGGCGCCGTGGGGTGCTGA
- the LOC135317225 gene encoding uncharacterized protein LOC135317225 isoform X1, which yields MAACHIHVPVPCPVPWLHVTSVSLCRGCMSHLCPCAVAACHICVPVLWLRVTSVSLCHGCVSHLCPCAVAACHVCVPVPWLRVTSVSLCCGCVSRLCPCAMAACHICVPVPCPVPWLCVTSVSLCRGCVSRLCPCAMAACHFCVPVPCPVPWLRVTSVSLCPGYMSHLCPWAVPVWHCHVPHTMSCGCTPRPRVPSCPPCPVPAPLPPRCTGPGGALPRDGDKELARVPPGPVAGGLPGSCRARGSVTDEGGAGSPSEAIKPRVGGGAAVSPARCPRHCHPAARPCLSPPASSTMVTSPRPWRVLVAVALCALLCLGTLAAAYPPKPESPGDDASPEEMAKYFSALRHYINLVTRQRYGKRASPEAVVSELLLGAGSDRSRYDDDSAW from the exons ATGGCTGCGTGTCACATCCATGTCCCTGTGCCATGCCCTGTGCCGTGGCTGCATGTCACATCTGTGTCCCTGTGCCGTGGCTGCATGTCACATCTGTGTCCCTGTGCCGTGGCTGCGTGTCACATCTGTGTCCCTGTGCTGTGGCTGCGTGTCACGTCTGTGTCCCTGTGCCATGGCTGCGTGTCACATCTGTGTCCCTGTGCTGTGGCTGCGTGTCACGTCTGTGTCCCTGTGCCATGGCTGCGTGTCACATCTGTGTCCCTGTGCTGTGGCTGCGTGTCACGTCTGTGTCCCTGTGCCATGGCTGCGTGTCACATCTGTGTCCCTGTGCCATGCCCTGTGCCGTGGCTGTGTGTCACGTCTGTGTCCCTGTGCCGTGGCTGTGTGTCACGTCTGTGTCCCTGTGCCATGGCTGCGTGTCACTTCTGTGTCCCTGTGCCATGCCCTGTGCCGTGGCTGCGTGTCACTTCTGTGTCCCTTTGCCCTGGCTACATGTCACATCTGTGTCCCTGGGCCGTGCCCGTGTGGCATTGCCATGTGCCACACACCATGTCCTGTGGCTGCACGCCACGTCCCCGTGTCCCGTCGTGTCCTCCATGCCCCgtgcctgcacccctgccccCTCGGTGCaccgggccggggggggctcTGCCAAGGGACGGTGACAAGGAGCTGGCACGTGTGCCCCCAGGGccggtggcgggggggctgccggggtCCTGCCGTGCCCGTGGGTCGGTCACGGATGAGGGAGGAGCCGGCAGCCCCTCGGAGGCTATAAAACCCCGGGTGGGTGGAGGAGCCGCTGTGTCCCCAGCTCGGTGTCCCCGGCACTGTCACCCCgctgccaggccctgcctgTCACCTCCCGCCTCCTCCACC ATGGTGACGTCCCCGAGGCCGTGGCGCGTGCTGGTGGCCGTGGCCCTCTGcgccctgctctgcctgggcaCGCTGGCGGCCGCCTACCCCCCCAAGCCCGAGAGCCCCGGGGACGACGCGTCCCCCGAGGAGATGGCCAAGTACTTCTCGGCCCTTCGCCACTACATCAACCTGGTGACGCGGCAGAG GTACGGCAAACGCGCCAGCCCCGAGGCCGTGGTGTCGGAGCTGCTCCTGGGGGCCGGCAGTGACAGGTCACG GTATGACGATGACTCCGCGTGGTGA
- the LOC135317225 gene encoding peptide YY-like isoform X2, producing MVTSPRPWRVLVAVALCALLCLGTLAAAYPPKPESPGDDASPEEMAKYFSALRHYINLVTRQRYGKRASPEAVVSELLLGAGSDRSRYDDDSAW from the exons ATGGTGACGTCCCCGAGGCCGTGGCGCGTGCTGGTGGCCGTGGCCCTCTGcgccctgctctgcctgggcaCGCTGGCGGCCGCCTACCCCCCCAAGCCCGAGAGCCCCGGGGACGACGCGTCCCCCGAGGAGATGGCCAAGTACTTCTCGGCCCTTCGCCACTACATCAACCTGGTGACGCGGCAGAG GTACGGCAAACGCGCCAGCCCCGAGGCCGTGGTGTCGGAGCTGCTCCTGGGGGCCGGCAGTGACAGGTCACG GTATGACGATGACTCCGCGTGGTGA
- the TMEM101 gene encoding transmembrane protein 101: protein MAAGRGWRRRALRLLTAGGGVLLTRFPFWHCFSGLLLCAERADGRRKPDIPIPYLYVDMGVAVLCASFMSFGVKRRWFALGAALQLAVATYAAHVGGHVHYGDWLKVRMYSRTIAIIGGFLILASGAGELYRQKPRSRSLQSTGQVFLGIYLICQAYSLQHSKEDRLAYLNHLLGGELALQLLFILYGLLALAFLSGYYVRAAAQVLAVLLPLAILLIDGNIGYWHESRRVEFWNQMKLIGQNVGIFGAVVILATDG, encoded by the exons aTGGCGGCGGGCcgcgggtggcggcggcgggcgctgcgGCTGCTGACGGCGGGGGGCGGCGTCCTGCTGACCCGCTTCCCCTTCTGGCACTGCTTCAGCGGGCTGCTGCTCTGCGCCGAGCGCGCCGACgggcggcg GAAGCCAGACATCCCCATCCCCTACTTGTACGTGGACATGGGGGTGGCCGTGCTCTGCGCCAGCTTCATGTCCTTTGGGGTGAAGCGCCGCTGGTTCGCCCTGGGGGCCGCCCTGCAGCTCGCCGTGGCCACCTACGCCGCCCACGTCGGCGGCCACGTCCACTACGGCGACTGGCTGAAG GTGCGGATGTACTCCCGGACCATCGCCATCATCGGCGGCTTCCTCATCCTGGCCAGCGGCGCGGGCGAGCTCTACCGCCAGAAGCCGCGCAGCCGCTCCCTGCAGTCCACGGGGCAGGTCTTCCTCGGCATCTACCTCATCTGCCAG gcctactccctgcagcacagcaaggaGGACCGCCTGGCTTACCTGAACCACCTCCTGGGGGGGGAGCTCGCCCTCCAGCTCCTCTTCATCCTCTACGGCCTCCTGGCCCTCGCCTTCCTCTCCGGTTACTACGTGCGGGCGGCGGCGCAGGTGCTGGCGGTTCTGCTGCCCCTCGCCATCCTCCTCATCGACGGCAACATCGGCTACTGGCACGAATCGCGACGGGTCGAGTTTTGGAATCAGATGAAACTCATCGGGCAAAACGTTGGCATTTTTGGAGCCGTCGTTATCCTGGCCACCGACGGCTGA
- the LSM12 gene encoding protein LSM12, with translation MAAPGEYFSVGSQVSCRTCQEQRLQGEVVAFDYPSKMLALKCPSSSGKPNHADILLVNLQYVSEVEIINDRTETPPPLASLNVSKLANKARTEKEEKMSQAYAISAGVSLEGQQLFQTIHKTIKDCKWQEKNIVVMEEVVIAPPYQVENCKGKEGSALSHVRKIVEKHFRDVESQKVMQRSQAQQTQKETSLSS, from the exons ATGGCGGCGCCGGGCGAGTACTTCAGCGTGGGCAGCCAGGTGTCGTGCCGCACCTGCCAGGAGCAGCGCCTGCAGGGCGAGGTGGTCGCCTTCGATTATCCCAGCAAGATGCTGGCGCTCA aatGCCCCTCTTCCAGTGGAAAGCCTAATCACGCAGATATCCTGCTTGTAAACTTACAGTATGTTTCAGAAGTGGAAATAATTAATGACCGCACGGAAACGCCTCCTCCTTTAGCTTCACTCAATGTTAGCAAG CTTGCCAACAAAGCGCGGAcggagaaggaagagaagatgAGCCAGGCGTATGCAATTAGCGCTGGTGTCTCTCTGGAGGGACAGCAGCTCTTCCAGACTATACATAAGAC caTTAAAGACTGTAAATGGCAGGAGAAGAACATAGTTGTGATGGAAGAAGTCGTTATCGCCCCTCCCTATCAAGTGGAAAACTGTAAAGGCAAAGAGGGAAGTGCCCTGAGTCACGTACGCAAAATA GTGGAGAAACATTTTCGAGACGTGGAAAGCCAGAAGGTAATGCAGCGTTCACAAGCACAGCAGACACAGAAGGAGACCTCCCTCTCGTCCTGA